One Luteibacter sp. 9135 DNA segment encodes these proteins:
- a CDS encoding BatD family protein: MRRLLLACLLLCLSFVALAQAVAPTASLDRTSIDAGDTVTLNIELGDAAGDTPDLSSLMTDFVVLGTSTNRSLSVVNGRREAHTILGIALRPRHEGHLTVPALDIGGQRTQPLTLDVASAGNASNAPADRPVVLEAKSDPSQAYVGQQIDYTLRLYFAVNLADGQLDDPSAEGAEIRRVGQDANFQTTRGGRRFNVVERHYAIFPQHAGPLEIHPPSFQGTAVDASDASAFFGTGSPVNAVAERSIVQVRPRPASAPGGAWIPARELTLALDGVPADGKARVGQPMTLTMRVDATGMPFEALPALSLPTLDGADVYPDKAVTGGGASGPWITGRRQQGFAVVPTRPGTLHIPATTLHWWNVVTDTAQVATLPARDIEVAPAAGSAVAPVGTPPAAAANPLAAGSTASAPPPSLPATGVPWRWLFVGVCVLWLLTVAAWFVMRRRKPGASPSARPTAAAPSRERPAREAFLKAAAHAEPAGIERALLGWAASVQPSARTLGALSALLAPGPQPVAIAQLQRARFAGAEVDRDGLRQAFVDGFAWKAAPRDGDSAVLPPLYPR; this comes from the coding sequence ATGCGCCGCCTGCTCCTAGCCTGCCTGTTGCTTTGCCTGTCGTTTGTCGCCCTTGCGCAGGCGGTGGCACCGACGGCTTCGCTGGATCGCACCTCGATCGATGCGGGCGATACCGTCACGCTCAACATCGAACTGGGCGATGCCGCCGGCGACACGCCCGACCTGTCGTCGCTGATGACCGACTTCGTCGTGCTGGGTACCTCGACCAACCGCAGTCTCAGCGTTGTCAACGGCCGCCGCGAGGCGCATACCATCCTTGGCATCGCACTGCGGCCGCGGCACGAGGGCCATCTGACGGTACCGGCCCTGGACATCGGCGGGCAGCGGACACAGCCGCTCACGCTGGACGTCGCGTCAGCCGGCAATGCATCCAACGCGCCCGCGGACCGGCCCGTGGTGCTGGAGGCCAAGAGCGACCCGTCGCAGGCGTATGTGGGGCAGCAGATCGACTACACGTTGCGCCTGTATTTCGCGGTCAACCTGGCCGACGGCCAGCTGGACGATCCCTCCGCGGAAGGCGCCGAGATCCGTCGCGTCGGCCAGGATGCCAATTTCCAGACCACCCGCGGCGGTCGCCGCTTCAATGTGGTCGAGCGGCATTACGCCATCTTCCCGCAGCATGCGGGCCCGCTGGAGATCCATCCGCCGAGTTTCCAGGGCACGGCGGTGGATGCCTCCGATGCCAGTGCGTTCTTCGGCACCGGTTCCCCGGTCAATGCCGTGGCCGAACGCAGCATCGTCCAGGTGCGCCCGCGGCCAGCCAGCGCCCCCGGCGGTGCATGGATTCCGGCGCGCGAATTGACGCTGGCGCTCGACGGCGTGCCGGCGGACGGCAAGGCGCGTGTGGGCCAGCCCATGACGCTGACGATGCGCGTCGATGCCACCGGCATGCCGTTCGAGGCGCTGCCGGCGCTGTCGTTGCCGACGCTCGACGGCGCGGACGTGTATCCCGACAAGGCGGTGACCGGTGGCGGCGCAAGCGGCCCGTGGATCACCGGGCGACGCCAGCAGGGCTTTGCCGTGGTACCGACGCGGCCGGGCACCTTGCACATTCCCGCCACGACGTTGCATTGGTGGAACGTGGTGACCGACACCGCGCAAGTGGCCACCTTGCCCGCGCGCGATATCGAGGTGGCGCCCGCGGCCGGTTCGGCCGTGGCCCCTGTCGGCACGCCGCCCGCTGCCGCGGCAAACCCGCTGGCGGCAGGGTCCACTGCGTCTGCACCGCCCCCGTCGCTGCCTGCGACCGGCGTACCCTGGCGATGGCTGTTCGTCGGCGTGTGCGTGCTGTGGCTGCTCACCGTGGCTGCGTGGTTCGTCATGCGGCGTCGCAAGCCCGGCGCGTCACCTTCGGCGCGCCCGACCGCGGCGGCGCCCAGCCGTGAACGGCCGGCTCGCGAGGCCTTTCTCAAGGCCGCAGCGCATGCGGAGCCCGCCGGGATCGAGCGGGCATTGCTGGGCTGGGCCGCCAGCGTGCAGCCATCCGCGCGGACGCTGGGTGCGCTTTCCGCGCTGCTGGCGCCGGGCCCGCAGCCGGTGGCGATCGCCCAGCTCCAGCGAGCCCGCTTCGCCGGCGCGGAAGTAGATCGGGACGGCCTGCGTCAGGCGTTCGTGGACGGGTTCGCCTGGAAAGCCGCGCCGCGTGACGGCGACAGCGCCGTGCTGCCGCCGCTTTACCCGCGCTAG
- a CDS encoding tetratricopeptide repeat protein: MIPSMADFHFLQPQWLWLALLVPPIAWLVGRRGSSSRALSRLADPALLPYLLDGTPLGSRGPAVAVVAAGLLAVLALAGPTWNRQSQKLFAEHAAQVVVVSMSPHMLAKDIVPDRLSRVRYKVRELYAANRDGMNGLIAYTGEAFIVAPLTTDAHSVDDLLTALSPDTMPVTGDDPAKAIDMAADLVRHADLRGGSIVLVTDTADRSAVAAAARARAAGARVSVLGVGTVRGGPVPTPDGGFLKDDSGAIALAARDDAALSAVAAAGGGRFVPLADGGTDVATLAGMLHDDGQGKAVDGAQAGAWQDRGPWLLLPLLPLVALAFRRGWMLVLLLACLPWSPPARADGVVDAFRTPDQQAAAALREGDAKRAQALARSPALRGAAAYKAGDFAAAQRALQSGTDTDSQYNLGNALAKQQHYEDALAAYDRALKLDPHNADAAANRAAVADFLKKQNDASKDKQDKQDKKNQQGNKDQQGKNGKDGQQGNGGKNDAGQQDPKNTGDDSKNSSGKDGKDPSQGKDQPPGKDGEKPGDDGKDGKENSASGKDGDKGTDKAPPPQGDAAAKSAAEKAEAERAQQALKEKMDQAMSGKAAAQDATKDDGKPHDLGALSAGDAASKLPPDVQRALLRVPDDPGGLLRRKFMLEYQRRHGAEPEE; the protein is encoded by the coding sequence ATGATTCCCTCGATGGCCGACTTCCATTTCCTGCAGCCGCAGTGGTTGTGGCTGGCGCTGCTGGTTCCGCCGATCGCCTGGCTGGTCGGGCGCCGCGGTTCGTCGTCGCGTGCACTGTCGCGGCTGGCCGATCCCGCCCTGTTGCCCTATCTGCTCGACGGCACGCCCTTGGGCTCGCGCGGGCCGGCTGTCGCCGTGGTCGCTGCCGGGTTGCTCGCCGTGCTGGCCCTTGCCGGCCCTACCTGGAACCGGCAATCGCAGAAGCTCTTCGCCGAACACGCGGCGCAGGTGGTCGTGGTATCGATGTCGCCGCACATGCTGGCCAAGGACATCGTGCCGGATCGACTCAGCCGCGTGCGCTACAAGGTCCGCGAGTTGTATGCGGCCAACCGCGACGGGATGAACGGACTGATCGCCTACACCGGCGAAGCCTTCATCGTCGCGCCGCTCACCACGGATGCGCATAGCGTGGACGACCTGCTGACGGCGCTCTCGCCGGACACCATGCCGGTGACCGGCGACGACCCGGCCAAGGCGATCGACATGGCGGCCGACCTGGTCCGTCATGCGGATCTTCGCGGCGGCTCCATCGTGCTCGTGACGGATACCGCCGATCGCTCGGCCGTGGCCGCCGCGGCGCGTGCGCGCGCCGCCGGGGCACGCGTTTCCGTGCTCGGCGTCGGTACGGTTCGAGGCGGGCCAGTGCCAACGCCGGACGGCGGTTTCCTCAAGGACGACAGCGGCGCCATCGCCCTCGCGGCGCGTGACGATGCCGCGTTGTCGGCGGTGGCCGCTGCTGGCGGCGGTCGCTTCGTTCCGCTGGCGGATGGCGGCACCGATGTCGCCACCCTGGCCGGCATGCTGCACGACGACGGGCAGGGCAAGGCGGTGGACGGCGCACAGGCCGGCGCGTGGCAGGACCGCGGCCCGTGGCTGCTACTGCCCCTGTTGCCGCTCGTCGCGCTGGCGTTTCGTCGGGGCTGGATGCTGGTCCTGTTGCTGGCCTGCCTGCCGTGGTCGCCACCCGCACGTGCCGACGGCGTGGTCGATGCCTTCCGCACGCCCGACCAGCAGGCCGCGGCGGCCCTGCGCGAGGGTGACGCCAAGCGGGCGCAGGCGCTGGCGCGCAGCCCTGCCTTGCGCGGCGCGGCGGCTTACAAGGCGGGCGATTTCGCTGCAGCACAACGTGCGCTCCAGTCCGGCACCGACACCGATTCGCAATACAACCTCGGCAATGCGCTGGCGAAGCAGCAGCACTACGAGGACGCGCTGGCGGCCTACGATCGCGCGTTGAAGCTCGATCCGCACAATGCGGACGCCGCCGCGAATCGCGCGGCGGTGGCCGACTTCCTCAAGAAGCAAAACGACGCTTCGAAAGACAAGCAGGACAAGCAGGACAAGAAGAATCAGCAGGGTAACAAGGACCAGCAGGGCAAGAACGGCAAGGACGGTCAGCAGGGCAACGGCGGCAAGAACGACGCCGGCCAGCAGGACCCCAAGAACACGGGCGACGACTCTAAAAACTCATCCGGCAAAGACGGGAAAGATCCATCCCAGGGCAAGGACCAGCCGCCCGGCAAGGATGGCGAGAAGCCGGGTGACGACGGCAAGGACGGTAAGGAAAACAGTGCTTCCGGCAAGGACGGCGACAAGGGCACCGACAAGGCGCCGCCGCCGCAGGGCGATGCGGCCGCCAAGTCCGCGGCCGAGAAAGCCGAAGCCGAGCGTGCCCAGCAGGCGTTGAAGGAAAAGATGGACCAGGCGATGTCCGGGAAGGCCGCTGCGCAGGACGCGACGAAGGACGATGGCAAGCCGCACGACCTGGGCGCGCTGTCCGCCGGCGATGCGGCGTCGAAACTGCCGCCCGACGTGCAACGCGCGCTGCTGCGCGTGCCCGACGATCCGGGCGGCCTGCTGAGAAGAAAATTCATGCTCGAGTACCAGCGTCGCCATGGTGCGGAGCCGGAGGAATGA
- a CDS encoding VWA domain-containing protein → MPEFAWPWMFLALPLPWLLRRVLRPVRPAQALNLPQPGLALTQAASMRAPFASTLLLALAWLCLVAAAARPQQLGPPEPQQRSGRAMMLAVDLSGSMSLDDMRLAGRAVTRFAAVEAIAGDFIDRRAGDELGLILFGSQAYLVTPLTYDLDAVRAQLHGAVVGLPGRETAIGDALAVAVKRLASLPEQARVVVLLTDGVNNAGSIAPREAARAAKAAGVRIYTIGIGATAMRVPDFFGSRTVNPSADLDEGMLTDIARQTGGRFFRATDTDEIAQAYRAIDALEPLPQQGAALRPHIELFRWPLLLALGLLMVGAAPRYLGGSARR, encoded by the coding sequence CTGCCTGAGTTTGCGTGGCCCTGGATGTTCCTTGCCTTGCCGTTGCCGTGGCTGCTGCGTCGCGTGTTGCGGCCGGTGCGGCCCGCGCAGGCGCTGAACCTGCCGCAGCCCGGGCTGGCGCTGACGCAGGCGGCGTCGATGCGGGCCCCATTCGCGTCCACGCTGCTGCTCGCGCTGGCCTGGCTGTGCCTGGTCGCCGCCGCGGCGCGTCCGCAGCAACTGGGCCCGCCCGAGCCCCAACAGCGCAGCGGGCGCGCGATGATGCTCGCCGTCGATCTTTCCGGAAGCATGTCGCTTGACGACATGCGCCTGGCCGGTCGCGCGGTCACGCGCTTCGCCGCCGTGGAGGCCATCGCCGGCGACTTCATCGATCGCCGTGCAGGCGATGAACTCGGTCTCATCCTGTTCGGCTCGCAGGCCTATCTGGTCACGCCGCTCACTTATGACCTCGATGCCGTGCGTGCGCAGTTGCACGGTGCCGTGGTCGGACTGCCGGGTCGCGAGACGGCGATCGGCGATGCCCTGGCCGTGGCCGTAAAACGACTGGCCAGCCTTCCCGAGCAGGCGCGCGTGGTGGTGTTGCTCACCGACGGCGTAAACAACGCCGGATCCATCGCACCGCGCGAGGCGGCCCGTGCAGCGAAGGCGGCGGGCGTGCGCATCTACACCATCGGCATCGGTGCCACGGCGATGCGTGTCCCCGATTTTTTCGGTAGCCGCACGGTCAACCCGTCGGCCGATCTGGACGAAGGCATGCTCACCGATATCGCCAGGCAGACCGGCGGTCGTTTCTTCCGCGCCACCGACACCGATGAAATCGCGCAGGCGTATCGTGCCATCGACGCCCTCGAACCGTTGCCGCAACAAGGCGCCGCACTGCGTCCGCATATCGAATTGTTCCGCTGGCCGTTGCTGCTGGCGCTGGGTCTGCTGATGGTCGGCGCCGCGCCGCGCTACCTGGGCGGGAGCGCACGTCGATGA